A region of the Candidatus Methylomirabilota bacterium genome:
GGACCGTGCTCTGGCCTCCCGTGTCCGCACGGCCCTCGCCGCCCACCCCGAGATCCGCAAGTACCGGATCAACGTCGAAGCCGATCGGGGCGTCATCCGGCTCGAGGGCACCGCGGCCCTCGAAAAAGCGGCCGAGGTGGCCCGAACGGTGCCCGGCGTGGTCGAGGTCAAGGGACAGCTCCTGGAGGTGCCTCCGATCCCGCCCTTCGTGGCGTGAAGCCGCGGACGTGACGCGGGACCTCCCTCCGCTCGGCGTGGCCGTGGCGGCGGGATCCCCGCCACTGGTGGCCCCGGCGCCGGAGTCGGTGTCGTTCCCGAGCGAGGACGGCGCGACGATGCTGGTCGGCTACCTCTTCAAGCCAGCCCACTCCTGCCCCTGTCCGGCGGTGGTCATGATGCACGGTCGTGGCGGCGCCTTCTCGACCCGGACCAGCGACGTCTACGACGGTGGCGCGCTGTCCGGGCGGCACCGGGAATGGGCCACGTTCTGGGCCGACCGCGGGTATGTCGGTCTCCACGTGGACAGCTTCGGGCCGCGCGGCTACCCGCACGGCTTCGCGGCCGGGACCTATCAGGCGCGTCCGCCGGGGCTCAGCGAGCTGACGATCCGACCCCTCGACGCCTACGGGGCGGTGAGATTCCTCCGGTCCCGCCCCGAGGTGATCCCCGATCGCATCGGCCTGCACGGCTGGTCGAACGGCGGGACGGCGGCGCTGGCCGCGATGGCCGCCGACGCGCCGGGCATCCGCGACCCGACGCCGGCCACGGGGTTCCGCGCCGCCGTGGCCTTCTACCCGGCCTGTGGCCTGGGGGGACGATACGCGGCCGGTTATCGGCCGTACGCTCCGGTCCTGGTGCTCGTGGCGACGGACGACGAGGAGGTCTCACCCCAGCGCTGCGAGAAATTCGTTGCCGCAGGAAAGGCGGCCGGGGGCGCCATCGAGATCGTCAGCTACGCGGGGGCCCAGCACGCCTTCGACGATCCCGGCCCGGGCAAGCGCGGCCGCGAGGCGAACCGGCTCGCGACGATCGACGCCCGGAATCGCGTCGCCGAATTCTTCGAGCGCCATCTCCAGCGGTTCGGCGCGGCCATGGGAGAGCCCCCATGACGCGCTACATGAGCCCCGTGAGCCGCCAGACCGGTACGCTCGCCAGCAGCGCCAGGATGCGGTAAA
Encoded here:
- a CDS encoding dienelactone hydrolase family protein, encoding MTRDLPPLGVAVAAGSPPLVAPAPESVSFPSEDGATMLVGYLFKPAHSCPCPAVVMMHGRGGAFSTRTSDVYDGGALSGRHREWATFWADRGYVGLHVDSFGPRGYPHGFAAGTYQARPPGLSELTIRPLDAYGAVRFLRSRPEVIPDRIGLHGWSNGGTAALAAMAADAPGIRDPTPATGFRAAVAFYPACGLGGRYAAGYRPYAPVLVLVATDDEEVSPQRCEKFVAAGKAAGGAIEIVSYAGAQHAFDDPGPGKRGREANRLATIDARNRVAEFFERHLQRFGAAMGEPP